The Candidatus Flexicrinis affinis genome has a segment encoding these proteins:
- a CDS encoding sugar ABC transporter substrate-binding protein: protein MSKRLLVVTLVLTLLLPLLAVSAQDEPIVTVTWWATERGRDTAATRDMHFTLARTFEESHPNIRVALSLYPSRAFATRVLTAIAAGEGPDVFYHYFSPDVALQGFLEDLTPYIEESGAAANWFASGVNRGVYEGRTYAVPRDAVSGFVAYNKDLFDAAGVAYPEDGWTIAEYRALANQLTDRDNDIYGVGAIVGGEGCMLWSPFSFNLGAELTSPDGRDVVGYMDTPETAAAMTWCLELVTEDQVTAPAELQDQFGELVFLSGNVAMQSISDWELAAIMEQADFNWGVVAPPRFNEDTEVIPWTDSYMYYMWNGSDDKEAAWELIEWLSGPEAQRIAAEAGVWSPNGPAIWEELGWNEDPIRGVSYNQLVASELVPNYLRSQYFWDCVAGPLSDVRVRWIEGGERDVAAMLAEGAAQAQACLDDNYGE, encoded by the coding sequence ATGTCCAAGAGACTGCTTGTCGTCACCCTCGTACTCACGTTACTGCTGCCGCTTCTCGCCGTATCTGCGCAGGATGAGCCGATCGTGACAGTGACGTGGTGGGCCACCGAGCGCGGCCGCGACACCGCCGCCACCCGTGATATGCACTTCACGCTGGCGCGCACGTTCGAGGAGAGTCATCCGAACATCCGCGTCGCTCTATCGCTCTATCCAAGCCGGGCGTTCGCCACGCGCGTCCTGACCGCAATCGCCGCCGGTGAAGGCCCCGACGTGTTCTATCATTACTTCTCGCCGGACGTCGCGCTTCAGGGCTTCCTTGAAGACCTGACGCCGTACATCGAGGAGTCTGGCGCGGCCGCCAACTGGTTTGCCAGCGGTGTGAATCGTGGCGTCTATGAGGGCCGTACGTATGCCGTCCCGCGCGATGCAGTGTCGGGGTTCGTCGCCTATAACAAGGATCTGTTCGACGCGGCCGGCGTCGCCTACCCCGAGGATGGTTGGACGATCGCTGAATACCGCGCGCTTGCCAACCAGCTCACCGACCGCGACAACGACATTTATGGCGTCGGTGCGATCGTCGGCGGCGAAGGCTGCATGTTGTGGTCGCCGTTCTCGTTCAACCTTGGTGCCGAGCTGACCAGTCCGGACGGCCGCGATGTCGTCGGCTACATGGACACGCCCGAAACCGCCGCTGCAATGACGTGGTGCTTGGAACTGGTCACCGAAGATCAGGTCACGGCGCCGGCCGAACTGCAAGATCAGTTCGGTGAACTGGTGTTCCTGTCCGGCAACGTCGCCATGCAGTCGATCTCCGACTGGGAGCTGGCCGCGATCATGGAACAGGCCGACTTCAACTGGGGTGTCGTCGCACCGCCGCGCTTTAATGAGGACACCGAAGTGATCCCGTGGACCGACTCCTACATGTACTACATGTGGAACGGCAGCGATGACAAGGAAGCCGCGTGGGAGCTGATCGAATGGTTGTCCGGCCCTGAGGCGCAGCGTATCGCCGCCGAGGCGGGCGTGTGGTCGCCTAACGGCCCAGCCATTTGGGAAGAACTCGGCTGGAATGAGGACCCGATCCGCGGTGTGTCGTACAACCAGCTCGTCGCCTCGGAACTGGTGCCGAACTACCTGCGCAGCCAGTACTTCTGGGACTGCGTGGCCGGCCCGCTGAGCGACGTGCGCGTCCGTTGGATCGAAGGCGGCGAGCGTGACGTCGCTGCCATGCTGGCCGAAGGCGCCGCTCAAGCGCAGGCGTGCTTGGACGACAACTACGGCGAATAG
- a CDS encoding ADP-ribosylglycohydrolase family protein — protein sequence MIPQDYDERVYAGWLGKCIGVRFGAPLEGWWYEKIRDNVGEVLTYLREDSGKIFKPDDDTALPMILIRAFELFGTSTAITPQQFGETWLNFLGDGHGTLWWGGYGVSTEHTAYCNLAAGIPAPMSGSIAMNGAAVAEQIGGQIFSDIFGLIAPGDPARAVDLAEKASSVSHDGNGIYGGRFIAAMVSAAFSERDPRALLNIGLRHIPADSEYARVITAMQQVHAGQPDDWHAGYAHLRANFGYDRYPGEVHIIPNAGVIALAMLYGDGNFSRTIQIANMCGWDTDCNVGNVGAIMGVAVGLDVIDNSWREPINDLLITASNTGTRNIWTIPQCADLFVKVGRALQGQGTRAKPRYHFQYPGSTSSFLPTHGELGRPIHQAQRVYLGVPCLQTSIRKLNKKGEIRVGTRTYYNPKELSGNYYGAAFSPLIYTGQTLHAEVCVPTDAPTTIRAGLYAQAHDSSIVQAEAVDLVPGQWQTLQFTIPRLHDVRIDEVGVTLRNLGEPWETGAFYIKSLDWDGTPDWLTTFANDYAESGGISQWTRVRGYWRIEGGAYHGSGVGLCESYTGDPDWTDYRLSVELTPLLGDQHGVLVRVGGARRSYAVCLDADQTVRLYRNESGYACKASAPFAWTHGRTCTLTVTASGSTIRAEVSDGENAQHLEWTDDFPLLYGQIGLCAWNNSHTRFTKVSLQPIP from the coding sequence ATGATCCCGCAAGACTACGACGAACGCGTTTATGCCGGATGGTTGGGCAAGTGCATCGGCGTCCGGTTCGGCGCGCCGCTCGAAGGCTGGTGGTACGAAAAGATCCGCGACAACGTGGGCGAGGTGCTCACCTACCTGCGCGAGGACAGCGGCAAAATCTTCAAGCCGGACGACGATACCGCGCTGCCGATGATCCTGATTCGCGCGTTCGAGCTGTTCGGAACGTCGACGGCGATCACGCCGCAGCAGTTCGGCGAGACGTGGCTCAACTTCCTCGGCGACGGGCACGGCACACTTTGGTGGGGCGGCTACGGTGTCTCGACCGAGCACACCGCCTATTGCAACTTGGCGGCAGGCATCCCTGCGCCGATGTCCGGCAGCATCGCGATGAACGGCGCGGCCGTTGCCGAACAGATCGGCGGCCAGATCTTCAGCGATATCTTCGGACTGATCGCGCCTGGCGACCCGGCACGTGCCGTCGATCTCGCCGAGAAAGCCTCGTCCGTCTCGCATGACGGTAACGGAATCTACGGCGGGCGATTCATCGCCGCGATGGTTAGCGCGGCCTTCAGCGAGCGCGACCCACGCGCCTTGCTCAACATCGGCCTCCGGCACATCCCGGCCGACAGCGAATACGCCCGCGTCATCACCGCCATGCAGCAGGTTCACGCGGGTCAGCCCGACGACTGGCACGCCGGCTACGCGCATCTTCGGGCGAATTTCGGCTACGATCGCTACCCCGGCGAGGTTCACATCATCCCCAACGCCGGCGTGATCGCGCTGGCGATGTTGTACGGCGACGGGAACTTCAGCCGCACGATCCAGATTGCCAATATGTGCGGGTGGGACACTGACTGCAACGTGGGCAACGTCGGCGCCATTATGGGCGTCGCGGTCGGGTTGGACGTCATCGATAATTCTTGGCGCGAGCCGATCAACGACCTGCTTATCACCGCCAGCAACACCGGCACGCGCAATATCTGGACGATCCCCCAATGCGCTGACCTGTTCGTCAAGGTCGGGCGGGCGCTGCAAGGTCAAGGCACGCGAGCCAAGCCGCGTTATCACTTTCAATATCCGGGATCAACCAGCAGTTTCCTGCCGACTCACGGCGAGCTTGGCAGGCCGATTCATCAGGCGCAGCGCGTCTACCTAGGCGTACCATGCCTACAGACCAGCATCCGCAAGCTGAACAAGAAGGGTGAAATCCGGGTCGGGACACGCACGTATTACAACCCGAAGGAACTCAGCGGAAACTACTACGGCGCGGCGTTCTCCCCGCTGATTTACACGGGCCAGACCCTACACGCCGAGGTTTGTGTTCCGACTGACGCGCCGACCACGATCCGCGCGGGGCTGTATGCCCAGGCACACGACTCGAGCATCGTTCAGGCCGAGGCCGTCGATCTTGTCCCCGGCCAATGGCAAACGCTGCAGTTCACGATTCCGCGCCTGCACGATGTGCGCATCGACGAGGTCGGGGTGACTCTGCGCAACCTCGGCGAGCCGTGGGAGACCGGCGCGTTCTACATCAAATCGCTGGACTGGGACGGAACCCCCGATTGGCTCACCACATTCGCCAACGACTACGCCGAGTCGGGCGGCATTAGCCAGTGGACGCGGGTGCGCGGGTATTGGCGGATCGAAGGCGGCGCGTACCACGGCAGCGGGGTCGGGCTGTGCGAGTCATACACCGGCGATCCGGACTGGACGGACTACCGGCTCAGCGTCGAACTCACGCCACTGCTGGGCGATCAGCACGGCGTGCTCGTGCGCGTGGGCGGGGCGCGCCGCAGCTATGCCGTGTGCTTGGACGCCGATCAAACGGTGCGGCTGTACCGCAACGAGTCCGGTTACGCGTGCAAAGCATCTGCGCCGTTCGCATGGACGCACGGGCGCACTTGTACACTCACGGTCACGGCCAGCGGAAGCACGATCCGCGCCGAAGTCTCCGACGGCGAGAACGCACAACATCTCGAGTGGACCGACGACTTTCCGCTGCTATACGGCCAGATCGGCCTGTGCGCGTGGAACAACAGTCACACGCGGTTCACGAAGGTCAGCCTTCAACCCATCCCCTAG